A window of Erpetoichthys calabaricus chromosome 12, fErpCal1.3, whole genome shotgun sequence contains these coding sequences:
- the LOC127525832 gene encoding tripartite motif-containing protein 16-like, giving the protein MAAPQLSLSTDRYSCSVCLDVLKEPVTIPCGHNYCMRCINDYWDQSDKERVYNCPQCRRTFNVRPELNKNAMLKDIIENLKSREADVDPAWSCAEPDDVPCDVCPVRNRRAVKTCMTCMISYCETHLQPHKENGAYKRHKLEEPTGNLEEKLCAKHQEVLKIFCRIDETCVCLMCAVTEHKSHDTVTPEEERAERQTQLENKMTEMKSQMEEKEKELEEIKDMVMVIQISAEKEIQEYEKTFRAVLESIERLRSEVTMVIREYERREVGKAEELIKRLEKEIEALKRRDAELAELSQTDDHIHFLKKFLSFCDPPREEDGTDITIDIDIFRRTLDLCDLMKSLEDVSDWEFVKTSETGADDSSHILQNLRCRNHLLKYFCPLTLDPNTAHRLLCLSEENRKVTCEVTESLYPNHPDRFDHWNQVLCTEALSGTRCYWEVEWSGDETAIGVACKGIHRKGNGVEILLGYNDKSWVLCYDDCVYVFWFNKMHTVIDAPYSHRIGIYLDCPGGSLSFYAISEDTVTLLYRFKASFDEPLYASFHVPLPDSSVTICSLLASSE; this is encoded by the exons ATGGCAGCACCTCAGCTTTCTCTGTCCACTGATCGGTACTCGTGCTCGGTGTGCCTGGACGTCCTGAAGGAGCCCGTCACCATCCCGTGTGGACACAACTACTGTATGCGCTGTATAAATGACTACTGGGACCAGTCGGACAAAGAGAGGGTCTACAACTGTCCTCAGTGCAGAAGGACATTTAACGTGAGACCAGAGCTCAACAAAAATGCAATGTTAAAGGACATAATTGAGAATTTAAAATCCAGGGAAGCCGATGTGGACCCAGCCTGGAGTTGTGCCGAACCTGACGATGTCCCCTGTGATGTTTGTCCAGTTAGAAATCGGAGAGCCGTGAAGACCTGCATGACCTGCATGATCTCCTACTGTGAGACTCACCTGCAGCCACACAAGGAGAATGGCGCCTACAAAAGACACAAACTGGAGGAGCCGACTGGAAACCTGGAAGAGAAACTCTGCGCAAAACACCAGGAGGTCCTAAAAATCTTCTGTAGGATCGACGAGACCTGCGTCTGCTTGATGTGTGCGGTGACCGAACACAAGAGTCACGACACGGTGACACCTGAGGAGGAGAGAGCGGAGAGACAG ACTCAGCTGGAAAACAAAATGACTGAAATGAAAAGTCaaatggaggagaaagagaaggaacTGGAGGAGATCAAGGATATGGTGATGGTGATTCAG ATTTCTGCTGAGAAGGAAATTCAAGAATACGAGAAGACCTTCAGGGCTGTGCTTGAGTCCATTGAGAGGCTGAGGTCAGAGGTCACCATGGTCATTAGAGAGTATGAGAGGAGGGAAGTGGGAAAGGCCGAAGAGCTCATCAAGCGACTGGAGAAGGAGATTGAGGCactgaagaggagagatgctgagctgGCCGAGCTCTCACAGACAGACGACCACATCCACTTTCTAAAG AAGTTCCTGTCTTTCTGTGACCCCCCTAGAGAGGAAGATGGAACTGACATCACCATTGATATCGATATTTTCCGGAGGACTCTGGATCTGTGTGACCTGATGAAGAGTCTGGAGGATGTCAGTGACTGGGAGTTTGTGAAGACCAGTGAGACCG GAGCTGATGATTCAAGTCACATCCTGCAGAATCTGAGATGTAGAAATCACCTTTTAAAGT ACTTCTGTCCACTCACCCTGGACCCCAACACGGCACACAGACTCCTGTGCCTGTCTGAAGAGAACAGGAAGGTGACATGTGAGGTGACAGAGAGCCTGTATCCCAATCACCCTGATAGATTTGACCATTGGAACCAAGTTCTGTGCACAGAGGCATTGAGTGGGACCCGCTGCTACTGGGAGGTCGAGTGGAGTGGAGACGAGACAGCAATTGGAGTCGCATGTAAAGGAATTCACAGGAAAGGAAACGGTGTCGAGATCCTCCTTGGGTACAATGACAAGTCCTGGGTTTTGTGCTATGATGATTGCGTATatgttttctggtttaataaGATGCATACTGTAATTGACGCCCCCTACAGTCACAGAATAGGCATCTATCTGGACTGTCCAGGTGGCTCTTTGTCCTTTTATGCCATCTCAGAAGACACAGTGACCCTCCTGTACAGGTTCAAGGCGTCCTTTGATGAGCCAC